One Triticum dicoccoides isolate Atlit2015 ecotype Zavitan chromosome 3B, WEW_v2.0, whole genome shotgun sequence genomic window, TTACAGGCACCGTAAATGTTCACCACAGGTATAGGTACCAAAAGCAACGGACATCCGTCAGATGAGTGTCCCGACTTCAGACATTATCACATAACCGCCGTGCAGTCAGTCACAAAATGGCCTGGCACACCACAACAATAAcagttcattttctctttcttacgTGCCGCCTTATTAGCCCTCACATTATCAGCTTTGTCGCTACCTTTGTCACTCCTCCCATCTCTATCATCAGTAGGTGTCGCGGTCGGAATAGCCACTGCTGCCAACACCTTAACCGCGACCACCGCAGCCTCGGGTAGAGTAACCGTGGACGTAGAAGCAGTGGACGCGGCCGTCTTCGCCACTCCAACGTCAGTCTTCGCCGGTTTGGCAATCGGCTGTTTAGGATTAACCTTGGGACCATATGGGCGACGCGGAGGAGGATTGCGTCCATCCCCTCCCCGACCACCTCGCTGACGTTAATGCGGTCCGGTGGCACCCTCTATGAACTCGCCGGGAGGTGGATTGAAGTTCCGCTGCCACTGGTTGCTGCCGAAACCTCTTCCTCCCCCGTCATTCCACTGATTCCATCCGGTCCGGTAGCCTAGCCACCATAAGTATCCTGTCCTGCACCATGATCACCACGTCCACCATTGAATCCTCCGCGAGCCGCACCATAGCCGCCGCGACCGACACCTCCATACTCGCTGCGGCCCTCACCGCCATACGTTCAGCGGCcaccgccaggacccgcgcggccaGCACCTTGAGTCATCCCGGCATGAGCCACTCCGCGTatttgctagagatgctcttgATGTAAGAGCCGTCAGGTGACTGCTCCAAAACGGAAGAAAAATTGAAAAGTCTCCGTTAAGTTCGTCCAAAAGTGCGAGTCCTGGGGCTTTTGAACTTGCGAGAGTGTGTCTCATATTCCAAGTTTAAATAACGAGCCCGAAACAGCAGTCAGAAAGTGGCGCCCGAGAATATGGTTGCTTTGCATCCGATCTTTAGCTGGATTTCCCCGGTCAGCTAGTCGGCGACGGCGCGACCCGAACCGTCGATCCCTTGCACCAACCCGTGCATGGCCGGCTAGCTTCTAGATCACTGTATGTCCCTACCATGTCGATCACTGCCTAGTGTGTGTGTATCTGCTCAACAGACCTCGGCCATTGATTCGAGCAGCACACTTTCCATTTGTCAAGGTAGTAAAGGCACGTGCTGTTGAGTCAGTCCGAATCGAATCCGGCTAATGGACAATCCGCAACCGCGTGGCGTGGTGTGGAAAGGTGGGGAGAGAACCTTGTGTACTATGCTCTATCCATGTGCTCTCCGCGTGTGCCTGTTGCGACGGTGGGGGGTGGCCAGCGGCTAGCCGGTGTGTATATATATAGGACCCGGCCGGACCTTGGGGCATCAAGAAGAGCAGATAACCCATCATTATCCAGCAGAAACCATCGATCGGGGTCGATCGCCGGACACAGCATCGATTCTCCTCGCACACGCACATACGGATTCAGTCGATCGAAAGACATACTTGATGGAGAATGAGAGGAACAACCAGGCTCCACCCCTACCCCCAGGTTGTTGGGCATAAGCCACCGCAGGACGCGTCGGGCGCGAGCTAGGGCGCGCCGGGTCCGtggccgtgcgtgtgtgcgtgcccgAGCGCGTGCGTGAGTGGCGTGCGTTGCTATTAGTAGTTAGCGACTAGCGGAGATAGTCATGGCAATCTGTTGAAGCTGGCCGTGCATGCGCGAGTTGATCGCGTCGTTAGCACGAAGCGGGCGGGCATGCAGATCGTGCCCACGTAATGGGGCGGGTGGACTGCATATCGTGCAGCCAGCTCGGGTATAAATCCCCTCCTGATCGCTGATGTAAAGCACGGGGGTTGCCAAACCATGTAGCCTGTGGGTTCAGCTCGAGTACGTGCTCGAGGGAAAAGACGCCGTACGCGCGGCGGGTGGAGTTCGGGCTCCAGGAAAAACACCACCATGTCATTTCTGTGCTCGGGTTCTTCTCCACCTCCTTCTTCTTCGTTGGTTCGTGCCACGGCAAGTGAGGGCGAGCTAGAGAGACGGAGCTACGGCAACAACACAGGTTAGTTCATTTCGACCAGTTTTGATCTCCATGCTCATGTCTGAAAACTGAGGCTGAACTGACTGGTTCAGTTAGCTGCGGTATCGTCTCAGATGAGATAAAGATAGCCAAGCACGCACCCCAAGCTGTTGGCTTGTTTGCTCATGCGTGTGCCGTTGGTGTGCGTGTGCACTGTGCAGGCTACTACCCGTCGGCGGCTGCGGAGAAACGGCAAGCCGGCGGCGGGAAAAAGTCGCACCGGGGGAGCACCAAATCCAGGGGCGAGAAGGGATTCATCGAGGGATGGTACGTACGCCCCACGACCACCACCAGCTAGCTGCTCCATTGATCGATACCACTACCACGGTCCTTTGTAACTTTGCTTAACTGTCGCTTGTCATTTCCGGCCTGATATATAGCGTCTGAATTTGGTGTGTTGTTTTTCAGCCTGGCAGCGCTGTGCTGCTGCTGGATCTGCGAGATGTGCTGCGACTAACCCGGCGTGGTCGCTGCTGGCAAAAGACGTTGCTGCTAGTGCCTATGAAGAACATACACATACAGAGAGTCGATGCTTAATTACAGTGTCTGTCTGTTTGTTTGTTGTTTTAGGTTCTGCGTAAATAACCGAGAACCCGTGCTGCGTGTGTGATGCCCATGTACCATGCGTCACACCTATAATCAATTTTAAGGCACCAAATTATCGGGCTACTCTTGAAGATCCTCTAGTTAAAGATAACGTCTGCTGTGCAAAAATGAAAGCTTTCATTTGTAGAGGGAGAAGTCGTGCAGGCGTAATCAGTCAGTCACTTGTCcagagttttttttttgttttgagaAATATAGTGCTATCGAGTCAGGTCCGTCTCTAATTGCTCGGTAATCGGGTTCTGCGCATCGTAAAGATGCAGATCGAGTGGGGTTATCCTCCTCCCAAAAGGGGTTATCTCTGATTGCTCGTTTGGCAGCAAGAGAGAGCATGTGTAGACAGCCCGAACTAAATTTGTAATTCTTCCCGGAATTTTGCCATAAATAAATGGGAACGGCTTTGTCCCGCTTCATGCGAGACCAAAGGTGGTCTCACCGTAAGGGCACCCTCTCCTGTCGCTACTATTGTGCCGGCCAACTAGCTTCCTGTGTGTTTATACAGTTTttaatcttttttcttttgtttgtaTTTTTTAAACATTCTAACTACATATATTTGAAAACTTGTTTTAGttaaaattttagaaaatgttcactgcACATTACAAAAATGTTAACGCTGTGTACAAAATTAGTTCACACAACTTTTAGAAAAGGTTATAGTTTTTAAAAAATCTTGGTGGCATTAAAAAAGGTTTGACAATTAAAAAAATCTTAGTGTAATTGATAAAAAAATGTTTTGTGAgacattttcaaaaatgttcatgcgtttcaaaatatgttcatgacgtttttgaaaaatatttagaaaatgtaaaaaaaatgttcacatagtTAGGAAAAATGTTATGCACCATTAAAGAAAGCGTACAATGTGtttctaaaaaaatgtttatcatgtattaaaaaaatgtccAAAACATGTATTTAAAAAGTATTTCACGTGTATGTGAAAATGGTTCTAGATGTATTAAAAAATGTATAACCTGTATTGAGAAAAGTATAGATATGTAAGAAAAACACAAGGTACCGTCTCACAGTAGACGATCCCCAGATGGCCAGCACAATAGgacgcggctaatctgcacccgagctcatatgctcccgcatgaacagtaaaatcaaaaaaaatcaaaaaaaattcaaaaaattccaaattttttttgagtgaaacattgacaaaagttctaagtgcctgcaaaaattcgtcatgaaatcacattcctagaaggcgtggcaaaaaaaacaaaaaaagtactctgaaaaagctactttcaaacgcattttgaagcactgaatttgttttttttgccacgccttctaggaatgtgatttcatgacgaatttttgcaggcacttagaacttttgtcaatgtttgtctcaaaaaaaatttagaattttttgaatttttttcgatttgttttcgattttactgttcatgcgggagcatatgagctcgggtggaGAATGGACTTTTCGAGCACAATATGGATTCATGAGGATCCAGTTTTACTTCATCTCACAGTAGGCAAGATATACCTAGTAGTTTCATATGCAGCAGTGGTGCCGCTGCTCCCACTTTGCTCGACGGATTCCTGTCTTGTGTGTGGCCCGTGGCCCGCGCGTCAGGTGGCCGAAGGGAATCTGCCTGGAGCAGCGAGGCTCGGCTTTGGATGTagactttctttccttttcttgccAGCACGTCGTGACGTGCCGTGTGGGTCGAGGTTGCCGGCCCGAGTGGCGCGGTGCGCCCAGACGGTGGCGTCAGCGCCACCGGCTTCACACCTAGGTCGAGGAGACAAGAAAATTAATATGACCTGGTCACCATGCTGGTGTGGATCGCGACCTGCCCGTCTTTGGCGCTGCGACAAAATgatggtggagagagagagagagagatgttccTATTCCACCTTACAATGATGATGTGATCAAAACAGTGTCATAAAAAGTCAAAGCTGGATGTGGCCGAGAATGCTCTTGTTAGGGACTAATTCTACCCGATATTAAGAGTTAAGGGACAATGGTTGCACCATGATGTGCTGAAAATTGTGGCACATCAGGTCAAAACCGAGTCAAGTGCAACGATATTCCTCAGCCAAACTCGGTCACATCGGGCATTGTCCCAGTCAAGTAAAGAAAAGCGAAAGACACTTTTTAAATCTAGTTTTGACGGCCGTGCAGGCGTAGGTGTTCCACATCATGTCTTCTCCATGTCTGACAAGCTCAAGGGTTGTAAACTTCGGAAAGTGAAGTTGCAGGATGTGAAGAATATGATGTGTGATATGAGATGGTGTTGTGTCTGTGCCCCACCTCCTACACTTCGTCTCCTcggtcctaaaggcactagcagccGGACCGAGAAAAAGATTGAGCCAGTGTGCAGGGACATTGAGCTCAAGGTTCTTTTGGTAGCTTACATACCAATTGGAAATCCGTCAAGGCAGAACTATGCACTTCTGAGCCATGACCTCAATTTTACAAAGTTCCTAGTGCCTCCTACTCCTATGTACTGAGAATGCGAAGATATCGTGTCCTGGGTATTTAATTTTACAATctcacacaagaattttgaagattATATAACCAATCTAGATGATGATATGTTCTATGTTACACAGAGAGTGGTATATCTTGGCcatatctttgtgaagacatatgtGAAAAGACAACAGAGAAGGAGGGGCACCTCCTAAAGACCAAGACGGTACCAGCATGCATATAGATCATAAATACCCGTGGATCTTTACATTACAGTCGCCGTGTTTGTGTTGCATGGGCTATAAATCATGGCTCATTGGTACACCCACATTTAGGTCCACAGATTAACGAAAACAACATTCCGCATTTATAAACTTAAAACAGAGTTAGCAGATGAAATCGCTGGCAAAGAAAATAATGTTCAATCATACCATAAAATACTGGAATAAGAGCGCGATTAGAATTAGGAATCTGATGATTGAAATTCGTTGTTGCTAGTTAGACTTGTGTTGAAAAATTAGTAGACACGTTTTTTGGCGGTGACTCGTGCAATGGTGTAACAACCCAACTGCTTACAAATTGGTAGTAGTTACGTACGACAACATAAATCTTTTTCAGCACACTTGGTGCCCAATAATACTCTAAATCAAACATGCTTAACTGAGAGTTCTCACGTGATTGCTTCCAGAAAAGAAGATGCATCTTATTAGTACTAGCTAAATTTGTCCCTTTTTGAATTGGTCCCGAACAACGGTTATGATTCTTGGTTCTCTCTACCCATGGCTAATGCCAAATCCTCTGATAACGTTGGTTCCTTAATTTGCTTACAAATAGAAACTAGTGATGTTTTCAATTTGGATTTAGAAATTCATCGTTGCAATCAAGTTGAACCAATTTTGATAGAGAATGATTATGGAAGGGGACGGAGCGTGTGGGAGGAGATGTGCATGGTCAATTGAGTGCAGCCTAAGGTGGGATGGCGCCATGATGAAACCAACGAGGAAGTAGCAATGCGTGGGGTTAACCGGTGCCGTTGTCTCGATCGTCGCCACATTGGGCTAGCTACGAGAGGGTCGGGGAGGCGCAGTGACGACCTGACAAAGCTTAGGAAGAATTAATGAGGGTGTCATGTAGGGGGATTAACACAGAGGAGGGTTAGTGTCGGCGTCTCGCCGCTCCATGGTCGCTGGCTAGTGTTGGGATGTTATTTTCCTCGAGAGGTTTGATCTACCCTGTCTACAACCCAAGCTCAAGGTATGAGACATTGTTATTCTCTGCAGTACGGGGAGAAGATAGGAGGCTTTCCGCAAAAGAATGTACAATGGCTGGAGTGCATCCCACCTCGCATCAAGAATACCCACCCATCATCTGGTTGTGAGGCTCAaagttttcaaaattttatcaaattTGAGTTTTCACCTGATATATCACCTAACTTATGGCTGAAAAGATAAAGCTAAAAATCAGGAGAGAGAAAACAAAGTGTCATGAAAGACATTGACCGTAGTATCCAAGGTCACGTTCACCCAACACACCCTAACTTCGTGCCAAAATCTACGCATCTCAAGCCATGTTTAGAAGCAAGGGAACTACATTTTTTCTTGTGGATAATTTTGTAGATCCATACAAACATGCATGGGTGAAGAGATAGGCACCACACAAAATGAGACCTTTTACAGTACAGGAGGAAAATTGTTAACCCACTGAGCAGGGGCTTTTTGGTAGCTTTCGTAACAATTGAAAATAAATCATGGCAGAGTTTTGCACTTCTGAGCTTTGCCTTTGATTATACAAAGTTCCTCATGCCTCCTACTCCTATGTACCGAGAACGAGAGGAAATCCTGTCATGGTATTTAATTTTAAGATCTCATAGTAGAATTTGAAGATTATATAACCAATCTAGGCGGTGACCAGCTCCATGTTACGCACGAAGTGGTATATTTAGGCCCTATCTCTATGAAGACATACGTGAAGAGACATAAGAAGGGGGCACCTTTTAAAGACCAAGGCGGTACCGGTTTGCACATAGATCATAAATGCCGGCGAATCTTTGCATTGCAATCGCCTGTTTGTGCTGCAAAGGCTATAAATCATGGCTCATTGGTACACCCACATGTTAGCTCTATAATCGACCAAAATAATATTCCACATTTATAAATTTAAAAATAATTGGTTGATGAAGTCATTGGCAAAGAAAATTATGTTTGATCATATGGTAAAATACGGGAAGAAAAGAGCGATTAAAATCAGGATTCCGATGATTGAAATTTGTTGTTGCTAGCTAGACTTATGTAGCAAAATTTGTAGACACGTTTTTTGGCGGTTACCGTGCAATGGTGTGGCACCCCGACTACTTACAAATTGGCAGTAGTTACGCATGACAGCACAAATATTTTTCAGCACACTTGATGCCAATAATACTCTTAAGTCAAACATGCTTGACTAAGAGGTTCTCACGTGATTGAAGATGCATAGCCAAATTTCTCCCTTTCTTAATTCAACTAGCACAACGGCTATGATTCTTCGTTCTCGGTACCAATGGATGATACCTAATACTCTCACAATGTTGGTTCCTTAATTTGGTTACAAATGGAATCTGATGTTATTTTCAATTTGGATCAGAAATTCATCATTCAATCAAGTTGAACCAATTTTGACAGAAAATGATTATGGAAGGGGACAGAGCGTGGCAGGAGATGTGCGGGGCCGCTTGAGTGTGGTTTAAGGCGGGATGGGACCGTGATGAAACCATCGAGGAAGTAGTGACATTGGGGTTAAGCGGCATTGTCGTCTTGCTGGTTAAAATTCAGCAATGTTCACTTGTTTCAAAAATATGTTCGtgagatttaaataaaatatttataTACATTTTAGGAAAATTAAGTAGACAGAAAACATGTTTCGTATTTCGCAAAACAGAAGATGTTTCATATCATTAAAGAAAATGTTCAACGTGTCTTTGATAAATGTTTATAACGCATTCAAAAAAGTTtaaaacatgtatttaaaaatgttgaacatttaTCAAAAAGTGTTCAAAATGTATAAACAATGTACAACATGTATTGAAAAAGGTAGATGTGCATTAAAGAGAAAAGAAGGAGGCCTCGGTTTTAGGGACTTCCAGATTTTCAATCAGGCACTACTGTTGAGACAGGTATGGCGCCTCTTAGCCTTTCCAGATAGCCTCCGTGCAAGGCTGCTCAAAGCCAAGTATTACCCAAATGGGCGGAAATTGATTTGGTCTTGTCTAGCACCACCCAAAGTGCTCTCCTTTACATGGCGTGCTGCTACAAATTCACTAGCAACTTGGCTGAATAAAAAGCGAAGACCTCTGGAGGTTTTTAGTACATGCCCAGTCCGCGGAAGAGAAGAAGAGGATTCTTTTCATGTTTTTATGTGCCTGTGACGATGCCCAACGTCTATGGAAGGCCATGTCTAAGATTTGGGAACTGCCAGaactaactagtactccctccgtaaactaatataagagcgtttagaatactaaagtagtgatctaaacgctcttatattagtttacagagggagtattaaacaCCATGGCGACTGGTTCATTCAGCTCATGCGTGATATAGATGATCATGTCTGGGTCCGTGTGCTCATGCTCCTCTGGAGAGTGTGATACATACGGAACGAAGTGGTTCACGCAGGACCAGCTCCGCCCATTGACATCTCAACGAGGTTCTTTGAAAGTTATCTTGAGTCACTCGTCAGTATTAAGCTTGATCCTAATGCAGATTTCGTTAAAGGCAAAATGGAGGTCAACCACTATTTTCCAATGGTGCGATCCGCTTGTGATAATACCGCAATTGCTAGCACCCCGTGGCAACCTCCATGTCAAGGGCGGGTTAAATACGGACGGATCAGTACTTAATGGAAAGGCGGGAGTCGGTATGGTGCTCCGGTACCACCTGGGAATATCATTTTTAGCGCCTGTAGATATCTTGACGCCTATGAAGATGTTTTAGAATCAGAAATCCTTGCAATCTGAGAGGGAGTTAGTTTGGCACTACAATGGAGTCTTCTACCATTTGATGTTGAGTCTGACTGTTTGGAAGCGGTATCCATGGTGAAAAGCATTGGGAGCAACTTTTCCAAATACTCCTTCTTGATCGAAGAGATAAAGCAAAGTATGGGGAAACATGACTTCTATTATTGATATTCATCGTATAGGCAATGGCGCTAATTGTTTTCGAGGAGGcacaaccgtgactctcgcaaagcacacccgtgcctctcacggaagcaaaaccgtgactctcgcgaaaggaaaagaaaaacagaaaacgtgttttttttcgtttctgagaggcacggccgtgactctcgcgaaaagaaaaaaaatagaaaacgtgtttttttggttccgagaggcatggccgtgactctcgctaaagcacaaccgtgcctcttgccgAAGCAAAACCGTGAATCTCACGAAAGGAAAATACACAAAACGTGTTTTttcccgtttccgagaggcacggccctgactcttgcgaaagcaaaaccgtgcctctcgtggaagcaaaaccgtgattcTCGCAAAAGGAAAAAAACATTTTTTTGCTCAATTTTTTCTTGAATTTCCCTTtttatcgaaaagctaagaaagacctgtGAAAAACGAAAACGTCGAAAAAACCCGGAAAAATCtgtttaaaaagccaaaaacgcgcgaaaaaataaaaacaaaaaacaaaatccgAAGAAAGAGTCCAGAGGGCAACACGTAACGAATAGCTAAAAGCGCGCCAAGTggtgctgatcgttgcgaggctttcTAAGAAGCGCTCGTTAACTGTTGCTCTCGAGCAACGAGGCTCGGCTTGGCTTGGATGCAGACTTTCTTTCCTTTGCTTGCCAACGCGTCGTGCCGTGTGGGTCGAGGCTGCCGGCCCCCGAGCGCAGCGCAGCGCCGTGTGGCATGGGCGCCACCGGCTTCACGGCCTGGGCTGAGGAGACGAGAAATTTAACATGACCTTGCTGGCGTGGATCGCGACCTGCCCGTCTCCGGCGCTGCGACAAAAGGAGCAGGTCACGCGCCACTCCTTTCACCTCCGCTCGATCGCGAGACTAGGTCAAACACTGATAGAGCATCCGTCTCTCCGACGGATGTGCCAACAAGAAAACCAAAGCAACCATCACGACACGCACGGACAAGTTAATCAAGGGAACTACGCTTTTTCTTCTGAACAATTTTATTTTTTATCCGTACACATGCACGGATGAAAAGATAGGCACCACacaaaatagtactccctctgtagttAAGCactcttaggctggtcatagtggggagtaacttaaacTAGTAACATGCATCCATCTGTAGTTAAGCACTCTTTTATACTAGTTAagtactcttatattagtttatagagcaAGCAAATGGGGTAGTCCGACCAG contains:
- the LOC119282372 gene encoding uncharacterized protein LOC119282372, whose protein sequence is MSFLCSGSSPPPSSSLVRATASEGELERRSYGNNTGYYPSAAAEKRQAGGGKKSHRGSTKSRGEKGFIEGCLAALCCCWICEMCCD